The following coding sequences lie in one Sphingomonas sp. M1-B02 genomic window:
- a CDS encoding TIGR02300 family protein has protein sequence MVKPEWGTKRACPKCGTRFYDLTKDDPVTCINCSFGWQPEPILKSKQPLPFEAAKAVTDKPTTEDSDLGDEDLDIVAADDEEPSADDDVDLGGDDDLGVETGKNDDDN, from the coding sequence ATGGTGAAGCCGGAATGGGGCACCAAGCGCGCGTGCCCGAAATGCGGAACGCGTTTCTACGATCTGACGAAGGATGATCCGGTCACGTGCATCAATTGCTCGTTCGGCTGGCAGCCCGAGCCGATCCTGAAGTCGAAGCAGCCGTTGCCCTTCGAGGCAGCCAAAGCGGTGACCGACAAGCCGACGACCGAGGATTCGGACCTGGGCGACGAAGATCTGGACATCGTCGCAGCCGACGATGAAGAGCCCTCGGCCGACGACGACGTCGATCTGGGCGGCGACGACGATCTCGGCGTCGAGACCGGCAAGAATGACGACGACAATTAA
- a CDS encoding Hsp70 family protein, with translation MPHPPFSLGLDFGTTNSVAAVARSDASELVPLQTPIGMGDVFRSALCFWEDESASGGVAYEAGPWAIAEYLEYPQGSRFLQSFKSVAASANFEHATIFERRYRFEDLGRRFLEKMAARAGGAMQGAARIVVGRPVEYAGHRPDEALARRRYDMMFEMLGAELHYAYEPLGAAYSYASRVTEPATILVADFGGGTSDFSVVRIAAPGAERRCIPLGHAGVGIAGDRFDYRILDHLVLPLLGKGGSYRSFDKVLEIPRGHFAEFADWSRLALMRNRRTLAELEKLRRAALDPDAVGRMIAVIEQELGYQLYDAVGAVKRALSSAEVARFQFSGAGLSIEADVTRDAFETWIAPDIARIEAAIDRALATSGIGMGDVDRIFLTGGSSLMPRIRRVFVDRVGEDRIASGGELTSIAHGLALIGQQEDIAAWAA, from the coding sequence ATGCCGCATCCCCCCTTCTCGCTCGGCCTCGATTTCGGGACGACCAACTCGGTGGCCGCGGTCGCGCGCAGCGACGCGTCCGAACTGGTTCCGCTCCAGACCCCAATCGGGATGGGCGACGTGTTTCGCTCGGCGCTCTGCTTCTGGGAGGACGAAAGCGCATCCGGCGGGGTGGCCTATGAGGCCGGCCCCTGGGCGATCGCAGAATATCTGGAATATCCGCAGGGCAGCCGCTTCCTGCAATCGTTCAAGTCGGTCGCGGCGAGCGCGAATTTCGAACATGCGACGATTTTCGAGCGGCGCTATCGCTTCGAGGATCTCGGGCGGCGTTTCCTCGAGAAGATGGCGGCACGCGCCGGCGGGGCGATGCAGGGCGCCGCGCGGATCGTGGTGGGGCGCCCGGTCGAATATGCCGGCCATCGTCCCGACGAAGCGCTCGCGCGGCGCCGCTACGACATGATGTTCGAGATGCTCGGGGCCGAGCTACATTATGCCTACGAGCCCCTGGGCGCCGCCTACAGCTATGCGTCGCGCGTGACCGAGCCCGCGACGATCCTGGTCGCCGATTTCGGCGGCGGCACCAGCGATTTTTCGGTCGTGCGGATCGCCGCGCCCGGCGCCGAGCGGCGCTGCATCCCGCTAGGCCATGCCGGGGTCGGCATCGCCGGCGACCGCTTCGACTATCGCATCCTCGATCATCTCGTGCTCCCATTGCTCGGCAAGGGCGGATCCTACCGATCGTTCGACAAGGTGCTTGAAATCCCGCGCGGGCATTTCGCCGAGTTTGCCGACTGGTCGCGGCTGGCGCTGATGCGCAATCGCCGCACGCTTGCCGAACTGGAGAAACTGCGTCGCGCCGCGCTCGATCCCGACGCGGTTGGACGGATGATCGCCGTGATCGAGCAGGAACTGGGCTACCAGCTTTACGACGCGGTGGGCGCGGTGAAGCGGGCCTTGTCCTCGGCCGAGGTCGCGCGCTTCCAGTTCAGCGGCGCCGGGCTTTCGATCGAGGCGGACGTGACTCGCGACGCATTCGAAACCTGGATCGCCCCCGACATCGCGCGAATCGAGGCTGCGATCGATCGGGCACTGGCGACGTCGGGAATCGGGATGGGCGACGTCGACCGCATCTTCCTGACCGGCGGCTCGTCGCTGATGCCGCGGATCCGGCGGGTCTTCGTCGATCGGGTCGGAGAAGACCGGATCGCCAGCGGCGGCGAACTCACCTCGATCGCGCACGGACTGGCGCTGATAGGCCAGCAGGAAGACATCGCCGCCTGGGCGGCCTGA
- a CDS encoding (d)CMP kinase, with product MIIAVDGPAASGKGTIARALARHYDLPHLDTGLLYRAVAANVLREGLNPAVEADAVASCSFDDALLDDPGLRTDEVGKIASVVSAHPLVRAALLNRQKKFAHQPGGAILDGRDIGTVIAPDADVKLFVKATPMIRAQRRHIELRKQGANISLDKVLADIRARDERDSKRSEAPMLQAPDAALLDTSFLSIDAALQRAIALVEAKKRAAG from the coding sequence ATGATCATCGCCGTCGACGGACCCGCCGCATCGGGCAAGGGAACCATCGCACGCGCTCTGGCGCGCCATTATGACTTGCCCCACCTGGATACCGGCTTGCTCTACCGCGCCGTGGCCGCGAACGTGCTGCGCGAGGGGCTGAACCCGGCGGTCGAGGCCGACGCGGTCGCGTCGTGCAGCTTCGACGATGCGCTGCTCGACGATCCGGGCCTTCGCACCGACGAGGTGGGCAAGATCGCGTCGGTCGTCTCGGCGCATCCCCTGGTGCGCGCGGCCTTGCTCAATCGGCAGAAGAAGTTCGCGCACCAGCCCGGCGGCGCGATCCTCGACGGGCGCGACATCGGCACGGTGATCGCCCCCGACGCCGACGTGAAGCTGTTCGTGAAGGCGACCCCGATGATCCGTGCCCAGCGCCGCCACATCGAATTGCGCAAGCAGGGCGCGAACATCAGCCTCGACAAGGTGCTGGCCGACATCCGTGCAAGGGACGAACGCGATTCGAAGCGCAGCGAGGCGCCGATGCTCCAGGCCCCCGACGCGGCCTTGCTGGATACCAGCTTCCTGTCGATCGACGCGGCCCTGCAGCGGGCGATCGCGCTGGTGGAAGCGAAGAAGCGGGCCGCGGGCTGA
- a CDS encoding DUF4112 domain-containing protein codes for MASGMRDAAKKLPLGKEAADVRRRVETMEHLLERSFNIPGTNQPVGLDVVLNLIPGIGTSVGAAMGLYMTWEARNLGMPKSAIARMAGNVGFDWLLGLIPWVGAIPDFFFRSNTRNLRIIKRHLDKHHPSTVVIHQD; via the coding sequence ATGGCATCGGGCATGCGCGACGCGGCGAAGAAGCTGCCGCTGGGCAAGGAAGCGGCGGACGTCCGCCGCCGCGTCGAGACGATGGAGCATCTGCTCGAGCGCAGTTTCAATATCCCGGGCACGAACCAGCCCGTCGGGTTGGACGTCGTCCTCAACCTGATTCCGGGCATCGGCACCTCGGTCGGCGCAGCGATGGGGCTCTACATGACCTGGGAGGCGCGCAATCTGGGCATGCCCAAGAGCGCGATCGCGCGGATGGCGGGCAATGTCGGCTTCGACTGGCTGCTCGGGCTGATCCCCTGGGTCGGCGCGATCCCGGATTTCTTCTTCCGCTCGAACACCCGTAACCTGCGGATCATCAAGCGGCATCTGGACAAACACCACCCGTCGACCGTGGTGATCCATCAGGATTGA
- the rpsA gene encoding 30S ribosomal protein S1: MATTANPSRDDFAALLEQTLGSADSFEGRVVIGTVTAIENDLAVIDVGLKSEGRVPLREFAAPGQKADLKVGDEVQVYVDRVENANGEAMLSRDRARREAAWDTLETEFAKTARVTGVIFGRVKGGFTVDLSGAVAFLPGSQVDIRPVRDVTPLMDIEQPFQILKMDRKRGNIVVSRRAVLEETRAEQRSGLIQSLAEGQVIDGVVKNITDYGAFVDLGGIDGLLHVTDLSYKRVNHPSEVLNIGDTVKVQIIRINRDTQRISLGMKQLESDPWDGAAAKYPLGAKLTGRVTNITEYGAFVELEAGIEGLVHVSEMSWTKKNVHPGKIVSTSQEVDVVVLEVDQEKRRISLGLKQAQANPWEAFAAEHPVGSTVEGEVKNATEFGLFIGLDNDVDGMVHMSDIAWGISGEDALNLHRKGETVSAVVLAIEADKERISLGMKQLERGGPSSAPAAGGAAGAAGTTVNKNAVVTVTVLEVRDAGLEVQVGDDGATGFIKRTDLGRDRDEQRPERFQVGQKFDAMVTGFDRSKKPTFSIKAMQIAEEKQAVQQYGSSDSGASLGDILGEALKARNEKN, translated from the coding sequence ATGGCCACTACGGCAAACCCCAGCCGCGACGATTTCGCGGCGCTCCTCGAACAAACTCTCGGCAGCGCGGATTCCTTCGAGGGACGCGTCGTCATCGGCACCGTCACCGCGATCGAGAACGATCTCGCCGTCATCGACGTGGGCCTCAAGTCCGAAGGCCGCGTGCCGCTGCGCGAATTCGCGGCGCCGGGCCAGAAGGCCGACCTGAAGGTCGGCGACGAAGTCCAGGTCTATGTCGACCGCGTCGAGAATGCGAACGGCGAAGCGATGCTCAGCCGCGACCGCGCCCGCCGCGAAGCCGCCTGGGATACGCTGGAAACCGAATTCGCCAAGACCGCACGCGTCACCGGCGTCATCTTCGGCCGCGTCAAGGGCGGCTTCACCGTCGACCTATCGGGCGCCGTGGCCTTCCTGCCCGGCTCGCAGGTCGATATCCGTCCGGTTCGTGACGTCACCCCGCTGATGGATATCGAGCAGCCCTTCCAGATTCTCAAGATGGATCGCAAGCGCGGCAACATCGTCGTTTCGCGCCGCGCCGTCCTCGAAGAGACCCGCGCCGAGCAGCGTTCGGGCCTGATCCAGAGCCTCGCCGAGGGCCAGGTGATCGACGGCGTCGTCAAGAACATCACCGATTATGGTGCGTTCGTTGATCTGGGCGGCATCGACGGCCTGCTCCACGTCACCGACCTGAGCTACAAGCGCGTCAACCATCCGAGCGAAGTGCTGAACATCGGCGACACGGTGAAGGTGCAGATCATCCGCATCAACCGCGACACGCAGCGCATCTCGCTGGGCATGAAGCAGCTCGAGAGCGATCCCTGGGATGGCGCAGCGGCGAAGTATCCGCTCGGCGCCAAGCTCACCGGCCGCGTGACCAACATCACCGAATATGGTGCGTTCGTCGAGCTGGAAGCAGGCATCGAAGGCCTGGTCCATGTCAGCGAAATGAGCTGGACCAAGAAGAACGTCCATCCGGGCAAGATCGTCTCGACTTCGCAGGAAGTCGATGTGGTCGTCCTCGAGGTCGATCAGGAAAAGCGCCGCATCTCGCTGGGTCTCAAGCAGGCACAGGCCAATCCGTGGGAGGCCTTCGCGGCCGAGCATCCGGTTGGTTCGACCGTCGAGGGCGAAGTCAAGAACGCCACCGAGTTCGGCCTGTTCATCGGCCTGGACAACGACGTCGACGGCATGGTCCACATGTCCGACATCGCCTGGGGCATCTCGGGCGAGGACGCGCTCAACCTGCACCGCAAGGGCGAGACCGTTTCCGCGGTCGTGCTCGCGATCGAGGCGGACAAGGAGCGCATCAGCCTCGGCATGAAGCAGCTCGAGCGCGGCGGACCTTCGTCGGCTCCGGCAGCGGGTGGCGCAGCGGGTGCCGCCGGCACCACCGTCAACAAGAATGCCGTCGTCACCGTCACGGTGCTCGAAGTCCGCGATGCGGGCCTCGAAGTGCAGGTGGGCGACGATGGCGCGACCGGCTTCATCAAGCGGACCGATCTGGGCCGCGACCGCGACGAGCAGCGCCCCGAGCGCTTCCAGGTCGGCCAGAAGTTCGACGCGATGGTCACCGGCTTCGATCGTTCGAAGAAGCCGACCTTCTCGATCAAGGCGATGCAGATCGCCGAAGAGAAGCAGGCCGTGCAGCAATATGGCTCGTCCGATTCGGGCGCGTCGCTGGGCGACATTCTCGGCGAGGCGCTCAAGGCTCGCAACGAGAAGAACTGA
- the nadA gene encoding quinolinate synthase NadA, which translates to MDARNGIGGNLAGLDLRAEIDRLRKERNAVILAHYYQKPELQDLADFVGDSLDLSRKAAETDADVIAFCGVRFMAETAKILSPDKIVVLPDMNAGCSLEDSCPPDQFAAFRAANPDHIALTYINCSVEVKALSDIIVTSSSAEKILSQIPLDQKIIFGPDKNLGGYLTRTLGRDMLLWPGVCIVHEAFSETELLKLRARHPGAPIAAHPECPPHILDHADYVGSTRGILDFAKSFPGQTLIVATEPHIIHQMEKALPEKQFIGAPGADGNCNCNICPYMALNNMEKLYLALRDLSPRIEIEEGMRLKAKKSLDRMLEMASASVGQGDLGPVPAVGGDPQKGD; encoded by the coding sequence ATGGACGCACGCAACGGCATCGGCGGCAACCTCGCCGGCCTCGATCTCCGCGCCGAGATCGATCGGCTGCGCAAGGAGCGCAACGCCGTCATCCTCGCCCATTATTACCAGAAGCCCGAGCTCCAGGATCTCGCGGACTTCGTTGGCGACAGCCTCGATCTCTCGCGCAAGGCCGCCGAGACCGACGCCGACGTCATCGCTTTCTGCGGCGTCCGCTTCATGGCCGAGACCGCCAAGATCCTGTCGCCCGACAAGATCGTCGTGCTCCCCGACATGAACGCCGGTTGCAGCCTCGAGGACAGCTGCCCGCCCGATCAGTTTGCCGCCTTCCGCGCCGCGAACCCCGATCATATCGCGCTGACCTACATCAACTGCTCGGTCGAAGTGAAAGCGTTGAGCGACATCATCGTTACCAGCTCTTCGGCCGAGAAGATCCTCAGCCAGATACCGCTCGACCAGAAGATCATCTTCGGCCCCGACAAGAATCTGGGCGGCTATCTCACCCGCACGCTGGGGCGCGACATGCTGCTGTGGCCCGGCGTGTGCATCGTCCACGAGGCGTTCAGCGAGACCGAATTGCTCAAGCTCCGCGCGCGCCACCCCGGCGCGCCGATCGCCGCGCATCCCGAATGCCCGCCGCACATCCTCGATCACGCCGATTATGTCGGCTCGACCCGCGGCATCCTCGATTTCGCCAAGAGCTTCCCTGGGCAGACCCTGATCGTCGCCACCGAGCCGCACATCATCCACCAGATGGAGAAGGCGCTCCCGGAGAAGCAGTTCATCGGCGCCCCCGGCGCGGACGGCAACTGCAACTGCAACATCTGCCCCTATATGGCGCTCAACAATATGGAGAAGCTCTATCTCGCGCTGCGCGATCTGAGCCCGAGGATCGAGATCGAGGAAGGCATGCGGCTGAAGGCGAAGAAGAGCCTCGATCGCATGCTGGAGATGGCGAGCGCCAGCGTGGGGCAGGGCGATCTGGGCCCGGTGCCCGCGGTGGGCGGCGATCCGCAGAAGGGCGACTGA
- the dinB gene encoding DNA polymerase IV, translating to MSPPVRKILHVDMDAFFASVEQRDDPALRGKPVAVGHGAARGVVAAASYEARKFGVRSALPSVTAARRCPELIFVPPRFEVYKAVSRQIHAIFAEFSGLIQPLSLDEAYLDVTDNLQGIETAWATAKAIRARILAETGLTASAGISYNKFLAKLASDQRKPNGQFAVTPDMGPAWVETLPVARFHGVGPVTAAKMKRLGIETGADLKAKPLEFLQAHFGSAAEWYHAIARGEDHRPVNPSRERKSSGSETTFNRDLTDPAEIEAGVLRMADDVWGWCEKAQAFGRTVTVKIKFADFRLITRSKSFATVVRSHAALRAASCDLIRLVLPPEMGIRLVGVTVSNFEPERGAADPLPLFGAGEPG from the coding sequence GTGAGTCCGCCTGTCCGCAAGATATTGCATGTCGATATGGATGCCTTTTTCGCATCGGTGGAGCAACGCGACGATCCCGCGCTGCGCGGGAAGCCGGTGGCGGTGGGGCATGGCGCGGCGCGCGGGGTGGTGGCGGCGGCGAGTTATGAGGCGCGCAAATTCGGAGTGCGATCGGCACTGCCCTCGGTCACTGCGGCGCGGCGCTGCCCCGAGCTGATCTTCGTGCCGCCGCGCTTCGAGGTGTACAAGGCGGTGTCGCGGCAGATCCATGCGATCTTCGCCGAGTTTAGCGGCCTGATCCAGCCGCTTTCGCTCGACGAGGCCTATCTCGACGTGACCGACAATCTGCAGGGCATCGAGACCGCCTGGGCCACCGCGAAGGCGATCCGCGCGCGAATCCTGGCGGAGACCGGGCTCACCGCCTCGGCGGGCATCTCGTACAACAAGTTCCTCGCCAAGCTGGCCTCGGACCAGCGCAAGCCCAACGGCCAATTCGCGGTGACGCCGGATATGGGCCCGGCCTGGGTCGAGACACTGCCGGTGGCGCGCTTCCACGGCGTGGGCCCGGTGACCGCGGCGAAGATGAAGCGGCTGGGGATCGAGACCGGCGCCGACCTGAAGGCCAAGCCGCTCGAGTTCCTGCAGGCGCATTTCGGCAGCGCGGCCGAATGGTATCATGCGATCGCGCGCGGCGAGGATCATCGCCCGGTGAACCCCTCGCGCGAGCGCAAGTCTTCCGGCTCGGAAACCACCTTCAACCGCGACCTGACCGACCCGGCCGAGATCGAGGCGGGGGTGCTGCGTATGGCCGACGATGTGTGGGGCTGGTGCGAGAAGGCACAGGCATTCGGGCGCACGGTGACGGTGAAGATCAAGTTCGCCGACTTCCGTCTTATCACCCGCAGCAAGAGCTTTGCGACGGTGGTGCGGAGCCATGCGGCACTGCGGGCGGCGAGCTGCGACCTGATCCGGCTGGTGCTGCCGCCGGAGATGGGGATCCGGCTGGTGGGGGTGACGGTTTCCAACTTCGAACCGGAGCGTGGCGCGGCGGACCCGCTGCCCTTGTTCGGCGCCGGCGAGCCCGGCTAA
- a CDS encoding HU family DNA-binding protein, with protein MIRSELVQMLVDDNPGLAVREVEKIVSVFFDEIVGRLTEDGRVELRGFGAFSTRARDGRTGRNPRTGETVEVEPKRVPYFKPGKEMRIRLNV; from the coding sequence ATGATCCGTTCGGAACTCGTGCAGATGCTGGTCGATGACAATCCCGGTTTGGCGGTCCGCGAAGTGGAGAAGATCGTCTCGGTCTTCTTCGACGAGATCGTGGGTCGCCTGACCGAAGACGGCCGCGTCGAGCTTCGCGGCTTCGGTGCATTTTCCACCCGCGCGCGCGACGGCCGCACCGGTCGCAACCCGCGCACCGGAGAGACCGTCGAGGTCGAGCCCAAGCGCGTCCCCTATTTCAAGCCCGGCAAGGAAATGCGCATCCGGCTCAACGTCTGA
- the aroA gene encoding 3-phosphoshikimate 1-carboxyvinyltransferase — protein MSHAAPRPHSVSASGPLRGTATVPGDKSISHRALMFAGLAVGESRIEGLLEGEDVFATAAAMRAMGAEIERGDDGAWRVWGVGVGGLLQPAQALDMGNSGTSTRLLMGLVASHAITATFTGDASLSGRPMGRAIEPLSQMGADVTASPGGTLPLMVRGLCPAVPIEYRLPVASAQVKSAVLLAGLNTPGITRVIEPVPTRDHSERMLRGFGAELIVEDGPEGKVISIRGEAELSPQHIVVPGDPSSAGFWMVAASIVPGSDVTIANVCMNPTRIGLVTALRMMGADIGEVEPREVGGEPVADLRVRHAPLRAIEVPPELAPSMIDEYPILFVAAALAEGRTVARGAHELRVKESDRIATMRAALEAVGVPTEEFEDGLAISGSGGALLPGGARIASKLDHRIAMSMVVAGLAATQPITIDDVGPVATSYPDFFETLDALLR, from the coding sequence ATGTCGCACGCCGCCCCCCGTCCCCATTCGGTTTCCGCCAGCGGACCGCTGCGCGGCACCGCCACCGTGCCCGGCGACAAATCGATCAGCCACCGCGCGCTGATGTTTGCGGGCCTGGCGGTGGGCGAAAGCCGGATCGAGGGCCTGCTGGAGGGCGAGGACGTCTTCGCCACCGCCGCCGCGATGCGAGCGATGGGCGCGGAGATCGAGCGTGGCGACGATGGCGCATGGCGCGTCTGGGGGGTGGGCGTCGGCGGATTGCTGCAGCCGGCCCAAGCGCTCGACATGGGCAATTCGGGGACTTCGACTCGGCTATTGATGGGGCTGGTCGCGTCGCATGCAATCACCGCGACCTTTACCGGCGATGCGTCGCTCTCGGGCAGGCCGATGGGCCGCGCGATCGAGCCGCTGTCGCAGATGGGCGCGGACGTCACCGCCAGCCCCGGCGGCACGCTGCCGCTGATGGTGCGCGGCCTGTGCCCCGCCGTGCCGATCGAATATCGCCTGCCGGTGGCATCGGCGCAGGTGAAATCGGCGGTGTTGCTCGCCGGCCTCAACACGCCCGGCATCACCCGGGTGATCGAGCCGGTGCCGACCCGCGACCATAGCGAGCGGATGCTGCGGGGCTTCGGCGCCGAACTGATCGTGGAGGACGGACCCGAGGGCAAGGTCATCTCGATCCGGGGCGAGGCCGAACTCAGCCCCCAGCATATCGTGGTGCCCGGCGACCCCTCTTCGGCGGGCTTCTGGATGGTCGCGGCGTCGATCGTGCCCGGATCCGACGTGACCATCGCCAATGTCTGCATGAACCCGACTCGCATCGGGCTGGTGACGGCGCTGCGCATGATGGGCGCCGACATCGGCGAAGTGGAGCCACGCGAAGTGGGCGGCGAGCCCGTCGCCGACCTGCGGGTCCGCCACGCGCCGCTGCGCGCGATCGAAGTCCCGCCCGAACTCGCCCCCAGCATGATCGACGAATATCCGATCCTGTTCGTCGCCGCGGCGCTGGCCGAGGGGCGGACCGTGGCGCGCGGCGCGCACGAACTGCGCGTCAAGGAATCGGACCGGATCGCCACGATGCGCGCGGCGCTCGAGGCCGTGGGCGTGCCGACCGAGGAATTTGAGGATGGGCTGGCGATCAGCGGCTCGGGCGGAGCCTTGCTGCCCGGCGGCGCTCGGATCGCCTCGAAACTGGACCATCGCATCGCGATGAGCATGGTTGTGGCTGGACTTGCGGCGACGCAGCCTATCACGATCGACGATGTCGGGCCGGTTGCCACCAGCTATCCCGACTTCTTCGAGACCCTTGACGCCCTCTTACGCTAG
- the nadC gene encoding carboxylating nicotinate-nucleotide diphosphorylase: MTFSLDRFDLDAFVRATLAEDLGGEGDITSQAVIPADALFEGVMDSRDPIVVAGLPIAEAFFRALDPDVAIERLVGEGQSVPAATDLLRLRGKARAMLTAERSALNTVQHLSGIATMTRAYVDAIGGTGATLLDTRKTLPGLRVLEKYATRMGGAENHRMGLWDAAMIKDNHVAVAGSVGEAVRRAVAAGIERIIVEVDRIDQIEPALAAGATHLLLDNMGPPMLREAVALVAGRVPTEASGGVRLDTIRAIAETGVSYVSVGRLTQSAPAADIGLDFAAV, encoded by the coding sequence ATGACCTTCTCTCTCGACCGCTTCGACCTGGACGCCTTCGTGCGCGCAACCCTCGCCGAGGATCTGGGCGGGGAAGGGGACATCACCTCGCAGGCGGTGATTCCGGCGGACGCACTGTTCGAGGGCGTGATGGACAGCCGCGATCCGATCGTCGTCGCCGGCCTGCCGATCGCCGAGGCCTTCTTCCGCGCGCTCGATCCGGACGTGGCGATCGAGCGACTGGTCGGGGAAGGTCAGTCGGTTCCCGCCGCGACCGATCTGCTCCGCCTGCGCGGCAAGGCCCGGGCGATGCTCACCGCCGAACGTTCGGCGCTCAACACCGTGCAGCATCTTTCGGGCATCGCAACGATGACGCGCGCCTATGTGGACGCCATCGGCGGCACTGGCGCGACGCTGCTCGACACGCGCAAGACGCTGCCCGGGCTGCGGGTCCTCGAGAAATATGCGACCCGCATGGGAGGCGCCGAAAACCATCGCATGGGGCTGTGGGACGCGGCGATGATCAAGGACAATCATGTAGCGGTGGCGGGCTCGGTCGGCGAGGCGGTCCGCCGCGCGGTCGCCGCCGGGATCGAGCGGATCATCGTCGAGGTCGACCGCATCGATCAGATCGAACCCGCGCTTGCCGCCGGCGCCACGCACCTGTTGCTCGATAATATGGGCCCGCCGATGCTGCGCGAGGCGGTCGCCCTCGTCGCGGGCCGCGTTCCGACCGAAGCCTCGGGCGGCGTGCGGCTCGACACGATCCGCGCGATCGCGGAGACCGGCGTGAGCTATGTCAGCGTCGGCCGCCTGACCCAGTCCGCGCCCGCGGCCGACATCGGCCTCGATTTCGCTGCGGTCTAG
- a CDS encoding ABC transporter substrate-binding protein, protein MNKIPVLLLLGLALGGCGGKGQRKDDAPVVVSAIAGVPRPADPSLKPLDTAARILMGATAQGLVRFDAAGGVEPGLAERWIVIDDGRSYIFRLREAYWNDGSAVTAAQVVRVLRRAAAPGSDNVLAPFLSVIDEVVEMTPQVIEVRLKRPRPDLLKLFAQPELAVFRTGALDGSGPFRSAPAGRNATLLSPAADPSRIVDQAAPVPEETARLIGERAALALARFTARESDLILGGRFTDWPIVAQADIAPTNVRIDPAIGLFGLAVVNRLGFLADAQNRAAIAMAIDRRALTEALMSDWRPIETLLPAQLDSAAAPARPGWETLPLDARREVARARVATWRRAEGEAPSIRIALPYGPGAMLVWAHLAASLRSVGIVPQRVGPDASADLRLIDEVAPYDSGRWFVQTACLGCPKELLDLVAAGRDAPDLAARALRIAEADIALTVDSAYIPIAQPLRWSVVALRLGAWQRNTRAWHPLNHLRNETE, encoded by the coding sequence ATGAACAAAATCCCCGTCCTTCTCCTGCTCGGCCTGGCGCTGGGCGGGTGCGGGGGCAAGGGCCAGCGCAAGGATGATGCGCCGGTGGTGGTTAGCGCGATCGCGGGCGTGCCACGGCCCGCCGACCCGAGCCTGAAGCCGCTGGACACCGCGGCGCGCATATTGATGGGCGCGACTGCCCAGGGACTGGTGCGCTTCGACGCTGCCGGTGGCGTCGAGCCCGGCCTTGCCGAGCGCTGGATCGTGATCGACGACGGGCGCAGCTACATCTTTCGCCTGCGCGAGGCCTATTGGAACGACGGCAGCGCAGTGACCGCGGCGCAGGTGGTGCGCGTATTGCGGCGTGCCGCAGCGCCGGGCAGCGACAATGTGCTCGCGCCCTTCCTGTCGGTGATCGACGAAGTGGTCGAGATGACGCCGCAGGTGATCGAAGTCCGGCTCAAGCGTCCGCGTCCCGATCTGCTCAAGCTGTTCGCGCAACCCGAACTGGCGGTGTTTCGCACCGGCGCGCTCGACGGCAGCGGGCCCTTTCGATCCGCCCCCGCCGGGCGCAATGCGACGCTGCTGAGCCCCGCCGCCGATCCCAGCCGGATCGTCGACCAGGCGGCGCCGGTGCCCGAGGAGACGGCAAGGCTGATCGGCGAGCGTGCCGCGCTGGCGCTGGCGCGATTCACGGCGCGCGAATCCGATCTGATCCTGGGCGGGCGCTTCACCGACTGGCCGATCGTGGCGCAGGCCGACATCGCGCCGACGAATGTCCGGATCGACCCGGCGATCGGCCTGTTCGGATTGGCCGTGGTGAACCGGCTGGGATTCCTGGCGGACGCGCAGAATCGTGCCGCGATCGCGATGGCGATTGACCGGCGGGCACTCACGGAGGCGCTGATGTCGGACTGGCGCCCGATCGAGACCTTGCTGCCGGCCCAGCTCGATTCGGCGGCAGCGCCGGCGCGGCCCGGCTGGGAGACGCTGCCGCTCGACGCGCGGCGAGAGGTGGCGCGCGCGCGGGTAGCAACCTGGCGGCGCGCCGAAGGCGAAGCGCCGAGCATACGGATCGCCTTGCCCTATGGCCCCGGGGCGATGCTGGTCTGGGCGCATCTGGCGGCGTCGCTGCGCAGCGTGGGCATTGTGCCGCAACGCGTGGGCCCCGATGCGTCGGCGGACCTGCGGCTGATCGACGAGGTGGCCCCCTATGACAGCGGCCGCTGGTTCGTGCAGACGGCGTGCCTGGGCTGTCCGAAGGAATTGCTGGACCTGGTGGCCGCAGGGCGCGACGCACCCGATCTGGCGGCGCGGGCGCTGCGCATTGCCGAGGCCGACATCGCGCTGACAGTGGACAGCGCCTATATCCCGATCGCCCAGCCGCTGCGCTGGTCGGTCGTGGCGCTGCGGCTCGGCGCCTGGCAGCGGAACACCCGCGCCTGGCACCCGTTGAACCACCTGCGAAACGAAACGGAGTGA